In a single window of the Streptomyces sp. CGMCC 4.7035 genome:
- a CDS encoding ThuA domain-containing protein: MTFRVLVYTRTTGYRHDSIPDAVAAVRALGAAHGFETDATEDPGVFESPLDAYAAVVFLSTSGEVLTPQGRTRLMEYMQAGGGFVGVHAATCTEYDWPYYGELLGARFVRHPAYQPGKAVVEDRGHPATRHLPAVWEFTDEWYDFQASPRGAVRVLASADESSYEGGGMGDDHPLVWCREQGAGRVFYTALGHASEAYEDPDFRAHLLGGIRWAAQVA, encoded by the coding sequence ATGACCTTCCGTGTCCTCGTCTACACCCGCACCACCGGCTACAGGCACGACTCCATACCGGACGCCGTCGCCGCCGTACGCGCCCTCGGCGCCGCGCACGGCTTCGAGACCGACGCGACGGAGGACCCCGGCGTCTTCGAGTCGCCCCTCGACGCGTACGCCGCGGTGGTCTTCCTCTCCACCAGCGGCGAGGTTCTGACCCCCCAGGGCCGCACCCGGCTGATGGAGTACATGCAGGCCGGTGGCGGTTTCGTCGGCGTGCACGCGGCCACCTGCACCGAGTACGACTGGCCCTACTACGGCGAACTGCTGGGGGCCCGGTTCGTGCGGCACCCCGCGTACCAGCCGGGCAAGGCGGTCGTCGAGGACCGTGGTCATCCGGCGACCCGGCACCTGCCCGCCGTCTGGGAGTTCACGGACGAGTGGTACGACTTCCAGGCCAGTCCGCGCGGGGCGGTGCGCGTGCTCGCCTCCGCGGACGAATCCTCGTACGAGGGCGGCGGGATGGGCGACGACCACCCGCTGGTGTGGTGCCGCGAGCAGGGTGCGGGCCGGGTCTTCTACACGGCGCTCGGACACGCCTCCGAGGCGTACGAGGACCCGGACTTCCGCGCCCATCTCCTCGGCGGCATCCGCTGGGCGGCTCAGGTGGCCTAG
- a CDS encoding DUF397 domain-containing protein yields MTGTALEWFKSSYSGDEGGACLEVAVQPTTIHIRDSKTPTAPHLTVTPSTWTAFLKLAHNSGC; encoded by the coding sequence ATGACCGGCACCGCACTTGAGTGGTTCAAATCGAGCTACAGCGGCGACGAAGGCGGCGCATGCCTCGAAGTGGCCGTCCAGCCCACCACCATCCACATCCGCGACTCCAAAACCCCCACCGCCCCCCACCTCACCGTCACCCCCTCCACCTGGACCGCCTTCCTGAAGCTCGCCCACAACAGCGGTTGTTAG
- a CDS encoding VOC family protein, which yields MTPRFDAIGLVVSDMAAAVTFYRRLGFAFAEGAEALPHAEAELPGGLRLLLDTEDTVRSFHPGWQPPTGSGRAALALRCGSPAEVDAVYEDLVGAGHHGELKPWDAFWGQRYAVVHDPDGNGVDLFAPLAGQ from the coding sequence ATGACTCCACGATTCGATGCCATCGGGCTGGTCGTCTCCGACATGGCGGCCGCCGTCACGTTCTACCGTCGGCTCGGGTTCGCGTTCGCCGAGGGGGCGGAGGCGCTGCCGCACGCGGAGGCGGAGCTGCCCGGCGGGCTGCGGCTGCTCTTGGACACCGAGGACACCGTGCGCTCCTTCCATCCCGGCTGGCAGCCGCCCACGGGAAGCGGCCGGGCCGCGCTGGCCCTGCGGTGCGGGTCGCCCGCCGAGGTGGACGCCGTCTACGAGGACCTGGTCGGTGCCGGACATCACGGCGAGCTGAAGCCGTGGGACGCCTTCTGGGGGCAGCGGTACGCCGTCGTGCACGACCCCGACGGCAACGGCGTCGACCTGTTCGCCCCGCTAGCGGGTCAGTAG
- a CDS encoding carboxylesterase/lipase family protein: MDRADEATANPPTPSDPVVRTPCGAVRGRYEKGVAVFRGIPFAAPPYGPHRFRPPVPPEPWDGVRDAGAFGPTPPKPPYSDAFGRYLSDPVVAGDDCLNLNVWTPEPGPGARLPVMVWVHGGALTRGSSAVPVYDGTAFARDGVVLVSFNYRLGVEGYGLFPDAPPNSGLRDQLAALEWVHEAITEFGGDPDRVTVFGESAGAISIGALLASPRTRGLFRQAVLQSGPPESTEREKVRRLVRRMATKLKVPATAAAFAEVDRALLAETQAEVGRRATPILGGPAFGIVVDGDLVPRDPLEALLDGAAGDIPLLMGWTSEEHRLWLVPTGLTERIDRLGAVALAGAMARCHCGPDVPLGYRIAHPDAPASDLVGQMVTDYLLRYPLHRLADSRTERTPTYVYEFAWRSLLPGLGACHALELGFVFDSAEVPEAAKLAGPGAPRELAHEMHGAWVRFAVDGDPGWPAWDATHPVRIFGGDGDPVVHGPRDTAMALWETASTPLEPATPPTGTGSLLRGAVPLSTVRRLRRAGGVGRRDEDPLG; the protein is encoded by the coding sequence ATGGACCGTGCGGACGAGGCGACAGCGAACCCCCCGACCCCGTCGGACCCGGTGGTCCGCACTCCCTGCGGAGCCGTGCGTGGCCGATACGAGAAGGGGGTCGCCGTCTTCCGGGGCATCCCCTTCGCCGCCCCGCCGTACGGCCCGCACCGCTTTCGCCCGCCCGTCCCGCCCGAACCCTGGGACGGAGTGCGGGACGCGGGCGCGTTCGGGCCGACACCGCCGAAACCGCCCTACTCGGACGCGTTCGGCCGCTACCTCTCCGACCCGGTGGTCGCCGGTGACGACTGCCTCAACCTGAACGTGTGGACACCGGAACCCGGCCCCGGCGCCCGGCTCCCGGTCATGGTGTGGGTGCACGGCGGCGCCCTGACCCGCGGCTCGTCGGCGGTCCCCGTCTACGACGGCACGGCGTTCGCCCGCGACGGCGTGGTGCTTGTCTCCTTCAACTACCGCCTGGGGGTGGAGGGTTACGGCCTCTTCCCGGACGCTCCACCCAACTCCGGGCTGCGAGACCAGCTGGCGGCGCTGGAGTGGGTGCACGAGGCGATCACCGAGTTCGGCGGCGACCCGGACCGCGTCACGGTCTTCGGCGAGTCCGCGGGCGCGATCAGCATCGGCGCGCTGCTGGCCAGTCCCCGCACCCGGGGGCTGTTCCGGCAGGCGGTGCTGCAGAGCGGGCCGCCCGAGTCGACGGAACGGGAGAAGGTACGGCGCCTGGTGCGGCGCATGGCCACCAAGCTGAAGGTGCCGGCGACGGCGGCCGCGTTCGCCGAGGTGGACCGGGCGCTGCTGGCCGAGACCCAGGCGGAGGTGGGCCGCCGGGCCACCCCGATCCTGGGCGGCCCCGCGTTCGGGATCGTGGTCGACGGCGACCTGGTGCCCCGGGACCCTCTGGAGGCACTGCTCGACGGCGCCGCCGGTGACATCCCCCTGCTCATGGGCTGGACCAGCGAGGAACATCGCCTCTGGCTCGTGCCCACCGGGCTGACCGAGCGCATCGACAGGCTGGGCGCGGTCGCGCTGGCCGGTGCGATGGCCCGCTGCCACTGCGGCCCCGACGTCCCCCTCGGCTACCGCATCGCCCACCCGGACGCGCCCGCCTCCGACCTGGTGGGCCAGATGGTGACGGACTACCTGCTCCGCTATCCGCTGCATCGCCTGGCCGACTCCCGTACGGAGCGGACGCCCACGTATGTCTACGAGTTCGCCTGGCGCTCACTCCTCCCCGGCCTCGGCGCCTGCCACGCCCTGGAGCTGGGCTTCGTCTTCGACAGCGCGGAGGTGCCGGAAGCGGCGAAACTGGCCGGCCCCGGCGCGCCCCGCGAACTCGCCCACGAGATGCACGGGGCATGGGTGCGTTTCGCGGTGGACGGCGACCCGGGCTGGCCCGCGTGGGACGCCACGCACCCGGTACGGATCTTCGGCGGCGACGGGGACCCGGTGGTACACGGCCCCCGCGACACCGCGATGGCGCTGTGGGAGACGGCGTCCACCCCGCTGGAGCCCGCGACACCGCCAACCGGCACCGGTTCGCTGCTGCGGGGCGCGGTGCCGCTGTCGACGGTGCGGCGGTTGCGGCGGGCGGGGGGAGTGGGGCGGCGGGACGAGGACCCTTTGGGGTGA
- a CDS encoding response regulator transcription factor, translating into MSEPPRVVIADDQALVRTGFSLILAADGIDVVAEAADGDEVIDAVHRTRPDLVLMDIRMPGTDGLEATRRILSGAMPDPPRIVILTTFDLDRYVYAALTAGASGFLLKDVTPEHLVAAVRLARTGDALLAPAITRRLVERFVAGDTQAVALHRDLSVLTPRELEVLRSLGSGLSNAELAARFRLSEATVKTHVARILAKLRLRDRAQAVVVAYETGLITPGAGAPATEP; encoded by the coding sequence GTGAGCGAGCCGCCGCGCGTGGTGATCGCCGACGATCAGGCGCTGGTCCGCACCGGCTTCAGCCTGATCCTGGCGGCAGACGGTATCGACGTCGTCGCCGAAGCCGCCGACGGGGACGAGGTGATCGACGCGGTCCACCGCACCCGCCCCGACCTGGTCCTGATGGACATCCGGATGCCCGGGACCGACGGTCTGGAAGCCACGCGGCGCATCCTCTCCGGCGCCATGCCCGATCCACCCCGCATCGTCATACTGACCACCTTCGACCTCGACCGCTACGTGTACGCCGCACTGACCGCGGGCGCGAGCGGCTTCCTCCTCAAAGACGTCACCCCCGAGCACCTGGTCGCCGCCGTCCGCCTTGCCCGCACCGGTGACGCGCTGCTCGCTCCGGCCATCACCCGACGTCTCGTCGAACGCTTCGTCGCCGGCGACACCCAGGCTGTCGCCCTGCACCGGGACCTGTCGGTGCTCACCCCCCGCGAGCTCGAAGTCCTCCGTTCGCTCGGCAGCGGCCTGAGCAACGCCGAACTCGCCGCACGTTTCCGCTTGAGCGAGGCCACCGTGAAAACCCACGTGGCCCGGATCCTGGCCAAGCTCCGCCTGCGCGACCGCGCCCAGGCCGTCGTCGTGGCCTACGAGACGGGACTGATCACCCCGGGCGCGGGCGCCCCGGCGACGGAGCCGTAG
- a CDS encoding AraC family transcriptional regulator produces the protein MDPLAGLLDGPRARGAFMIRACFDPPWAVRVEDRAPLTVMLMVRGDGWVVPDKGERVRLRAGDLAIARGPDPYTCGDDPATEPQALVLPGAECRYPDGRPLNGAMDLGVRSWGDRLDGSTVMLIGTYLMQGEISGRLLDALPPLLTLTPEVWDCPLTPILMDEIVRDEPGQEVVLDRLLDLLVIAALRAWFARPGAEAPAWYRALADPVVGRVLRLVQDDPAHPWTVASLAATAGVSRAALARRFGDLVGEPPMTYLTGWRLALAADRLRDSEDTLDAIARQVGYGSAFALSSAFKRVYGVSPQEHRTRVA, from the coding sequence ATGGACCCACTCGCAGGACTGTTGGACGGCCCCCGCGCGCGGGGCGCCTTCATGATCCGGGCGTGTTTCGACCCCCCATGGGCCGTGCGGGTCGAGGACCGCGCTCCGCTGACGGTCATGCTCATGGTCCGCGGGGACGGCTGGGTCGTCCCGGACAAGGGGGAGCGGGTGCGGCTGCGGGCGGGCGACCTGGCCATCGCCCGCGGCCCGGACCCGTACACCTGCGGCGACGACCCGGCGACCGAGCCCCAGGCGCTGGTCCTGCCGGGCGCCGAGTGCCGTTACCCCGACGGACGGCCCCTGAACGGGGCCATGGACCTGGGCGTCCGCTCCTGGGGCGACCGCCTGGACGGCTCCACGGTCATGCTCATCGGCACCTACCTGATGCAGGGCGAGATCAGCGGCCGTCTGCTCGATGCCCTGCCGCCCCTGCTCACCCTCACCCCCGAGGTCTGGGACTGCCCGCTCACCCCGATCCTCATGGACGAGATCGTGCGCGACGAACCGGGCCAGGAAGTCGTCCTGGACCGGCTTCTCGACCTGCTCGTCATCGCCGCGCTGCGGGCCTGGTTCGCCCGGCCGGGGGCGGAGGCGCCCGCCTGGTACCGGGCGCTGGCCGACCCGGTCGTCGGCCGGGTGCTACGGCTCGTGCAGGACGATCCGGCCCACCCCTGGACCGTGGCGTCGCTGGCCGCGACCGCCGGGGTGTCCCGGGCCGCGCTCGCCCGCCGGTTCGGCGATCTCGTGGGCGAGCCCCCGATGACGTACCTCACCGGCTGGCGCCTGGCCCTGGCGGCCGACCGGCTGCGCGACAGCGAGGACACCCTGGACGCGATCGCCCGCCAGGTCGGTTACGGCAGCGCGTTCGCGCTGTCCAGCGCCTTCAAACGGGTGTACGGCGTCAGTCCGCAGGAACACCGGACGCGGGTGGCATAG
- the mmuM gene encoding homocysteine S-methyltransferase: MTSNTTPVLAEALAATTVVLDGGMSNQLESAGHDLSDELWSARLLAERPEAITEAHLAYFEAGADVAITSSYQATFEGFAKRGIDRERAAGLLALSVGLAREAAEQAHAKGVTRPLWVAASVGPYGAMLADGSEYRGRYGLTVAELEAFHRPRLQALAAAGPDVLAMETIPDTDEAAALLRAIRGLGVPAWLSYTVAGDRTRAGQPLEEAFALAAEADEVIAVGVNCCAPEDVDGAVETAARVTGKPVVVYPNSGESWDAEARAWDGRSTFTAAQVTRWRDTGARLIGGCCRVGPEAIASIAGVLGSAASSA, translated from the coding sequence ATGACCAGCAACACCACTCCCGTCCTCGCCGAGGCCCTGGCCGCCACGACCGTCGTCCTGGACGGCGGCATGTCGAACCAGCTGGAATCGGCCGGGCACGACCTGAGCGACGAACTGTGGTCGGCGCGGCTGCTCGCGGAGCGGCCGGAGGCGATCACCGAGGCGCACCTCGCGTACTTCGAGGCGGGCGCGGACGTGGCGATCACGTCCAGCTACCAGGCCACGTTCGAGGGCTTCGCGAAGCGCGGCATCGACCGCGAGCGGGCGGCCGGGCTCCTCGCCCTGAGCGTCGGGCTGGCCCGCGAGGCGGCGGAACAGGCACATGCCAAGGGCGTCACGCGACCGCTGTGGGTGGCGGCGTCCGTCGGCCCGTACGGCGCGATGCTCGCCGACGGCTCCGAGTACCGGGGCCGCTACGGCCTCACCGTCGCCGAGCTGGAGGCCTTCCACCGCCCGCGCCTTCAGGCGCTGGCCGCCGCGGGCCCCGACGTGCTGGCCATGGAGACGATCCCGGACACGGACGAGGCCGCGGCCCTGCTGCGGGCGATACGCGGGCTCGGTGTCCCCGCGTGGCTGTCGTACACCGTCGCCGGCGACCGTACGCGCGCCGGCCAGCCGCTGGAGGAGGCGTTCGCCCTGGCCGCCGAAGCGGACGAGGTGATCGCGGTGGGCGTCAACTGCTGTGCCCCCGAGGACGTGGACGGCGCGGTCGAGACGGCCGCGCGCGTGACGGGCAAGCCGGTGGTGGTCTACCCGAACAGCGGCGAGAGCTGGGACGCCGAGGCCCGCGCCTGGGACGGCCGCTCCACGTTCACCGCGGCCCAGGTCACCCGCTGGCGCGACACCGGGGCACGGCTGATCGGGGGGTGCTGCCGGGTGGGGCCGGAAGCGATCGCTTCGATCGCGGGGGTGCTGGGGTCGGCGGCGTCCTCGGCCTGA
- a CDS encoding helix-turn-helix transcriptional regulator, whose amino-acid sequence MAVGGDFVAFGSGYTERASRLAGAVVWTSTPTAATARRPVLPDGCMDLLWTEGRLLVAGPDTHAYHPDGPPTRWAGVRFQPGTAPTFLGVPAYELRDRRVELADLWPAAEVRRLTGRVDAAADPASALERIALDRAGQAADPDPLLGTLVAALDAGRSVAATADELGLSARQLHRRSLIAFGYGPKTLARVLRLQRALALARSGVPFADTAARTGFADQAHLARDVRELAGMPLGDLLTR is encoded by the coding sequence GTGGCTGTGGGCGGAGACTTTGTCGCCTTTGGGTCCGGTTACACCGAACGGGCATCCCGGCTCGCGGGCGCGGTCGTGTGGACCAGCACGCCGACCGCCGCCACCGCCCGGCGGCCGGTCCTGCCCGACGGATGCATGGACCTCCTGTGGACCGAGGGCAGACTCCTGGTCGCCGGCCCGGACACGCACGCGTACCACCCGGACGGCCCGCCCACCCGCTGGGCCGGAGTCCGGTTCCAGCCCGGTACCGCACCCACCTTCCTCGGCGTTCCGGCGTACGAACTCCGCGACCGACGCGTCGAGTTGGCCGATCTGTGGCCCGCCGCGGAGGTGCGTCGGCTGACCGGGCGCGTGGACGCCGCCGCCGACCCGGCGAGCGCGCTGGAGCGGATCGCGCTGGACCGCGCCGGGCAGGCGGCCGACCCCGACCCGCTGCTCGGCACGCTGGTCGCGGCGCTCGACGCGGGCCGCTCCGTCGCCGCCACTGCCGACGAACTGGGCCTGAGCGCACGCCAGTTGCACCGCCGCTCGCTCATCGCGTTCGGCTACGGTCCGAAGACACTGGCCCGAGTGCTGCGGCTGCAACGGGCGCTCGCGCTGGCGCGGTCCGGGGTGCCCTTCGCCGACACCGCGGCCCGTACCGGCTTCGCCGACCAGGCACATCTCGCACGGGACGTACGGGAGTTGGCGGGCATGCCGCTGGGCGATCTACTGACCCGCTAG
- a CDS encoding LacI family DNA-binding transcriptional regulator: MVRTAGAAGPTLAVVAREAGVSVPTASKVVNGREDVAPETRRRVTEALDRLGYVRRPRFEANKPPALIDLVVHSLESSWSGAILHGVEEAAHDAGLEVVVSAGLTRTRGGRPERGWLDKLSARGSAGVLFNLAELTPSQYAWLEQHRVPYVLIDPVLEPPPGVVSVGAANWQGGVAATEHLLALGHERIAVVGGYRRKQCSGARLAGYRSALSAAGIRHRPEYVRHGNFDETTAHHRMLQLLDLPEPPTAVFVCSDWMALGVYAALAERGLRVPDDMSVVGFDDLPEARWAAPPLTTVRQPLSEMAATALRLLVRMMAGARPEGTRTELSTRLVERASTAPPRQGLSDSP; encoded by the coding sequence ATGGTGCGTACCGCAGGCGCGGCCGGACCGACCCTCGCGGTCGTCGCACGTGAGGCCGGCGTCTCCGTGCCGACGGCGTCCAAGGTCGTCAACGGCCGTGAGGACGTGGCACCCGAGACCAGACGCCGCGTCACCGAGGCCCTGGACCGGCTCGGTTACGTCAGAAGACCCCGCTTCGAGGCGAACAAGCCGCCCGCCCTGATCGACCTGGTCGTCCACTCGCTGGAGAGCTCCTGGTCCGGCGCGATCCTCCACGGCGTGGAGGAGGCCGCGCACGACGCGGGCCTGGAGGTGGTGGTCTCGGCGGGCCTGACCCGCACCCGTGGCGGGCGCCCGGAGCGCGGTTGGCTCGACAAGCTGTCGGCGCGCGGCTCGGCGGGCGTCCTGTTCAACCTGGCCGAGCTGACCCCGTCCCAGTACGCGTGGCTGGAGCAGCACCGCGTCCCGTACGTCCTCATCGATCCGGTCCTGGAGCCGCCGCCGGGCGTGGTGTCGGTGGGCGCGGCCAACTGGCAGGGCGGGGTCGCCGCCACCGAGCACCTGCTCGCCCTCGGCCACGAGCGGATCGCGGTCGTCGGCGGCTACCGGCGCAAGCAGTGCAGCGGCGCACGGCTCGCCGGCTACCGATCGGCACTGTCGGCGGCCGGGATCCGTCACCGCCCCGAATACGTGCGCCACGGCAACTTCGACGAGACCACCGCGCACCACCGCATGCTGCAACTGCTCGACCTGCCCGAGCCGCCGACCGCCGTCTTCGTCTGCTCGGACTGGATGGCCCTGGGGGTGTACGCGGCACTCGCGGAACGGGGGCTGCGTGTGCCGGACGACATGAGCGTCGTCGGGTTCGACGATCTGCCGGAGGCACGCTGGGCCGCTCCGCCGCTGACGACCGTACGGCAGCCGCTGTCGGAGATGGCGGCGACAGCGCTGCGCCTGCTGGTGCGCATGATGGCGGGCGCACGGCCGGAGGGCACCCGGACCGAGCTGTCGACGCGCCTGGTGGAACGGGCGAGCACGGCGCCGCCGCGCCAGGGCCTGTCTGACAGTCCCTAG
- a CDS encoding amino acid permease, whose protein sequence is MTATSTTEATEPEPATAAPGRRRTFGLAAATALVMGNIIGGGIFALPATVAPYGTVSLLAFVVLSVAAVLLALLFGRLARRSPVTGGLYVYPRDAFGEFAGFLSAWSYWTMCWVSIAALAVAVVGYVDVLIPLHGNHALEAVVALAALWLPAVANFVGTRWVGAVQVVSTVLKFVPLLVVATVGLFFIDTDNFGPFNASGQSVTGAVAASAALLLYSFLGVESAAMSAGEVRDPERTVGRASVLGTLGSALVYLLGTVAVFGLVPHDRLTKSGAPFADAVDVITGGHWGGTAIALVAVASITGCLNGWILLAAQMPYAAARDGLFPTPFARVGKGGVPGFGVWACAVLGTLLIALNYTAGPDTTFRVLVLITTFTGCVPYLLSAAAQLYWLARGTRERVRPAGLVRDLIVAALSFAFSFWLIAGAGYAAVYQGVLFLFAGIPVYVWLRGRRENPSERRENHTPA, encoded by the coding sequence ATGACTGCCACCAGCACCACCGAGGCCACCGAGCCCGAGCCGGCCACGGCCGCGCCCGGCCGCCGCCGCACCTTCGGACTCGCCGCCGCCACCGCCCTGGTCATGGGCAACATCATCGGCGGTGGCATCTTCGCCCTGCCCGCCACCGTCGCCCCGTACGGCACGGTCAGCCTGCTCGCGTTCGTCGTGCTGTCCGTCGCCGCGGTGCTGCTGGCCCTGCTCTTCGGCAGGCTCGCGCGGCGCAGCCCGGTCACCGGCGGCCTGTACGTGTACCCGCGCGACGCGTTCGGCGAATTCGCGGGCTTCCTGTCGGCCTGGTCGTACTGGACGATGTGCTGGGTCAGCATCGCCGCGCTCGCCGTCGCGGTCGTCGGGTACGTCGACGTACTGATACCCCTGCACGGCAACCACGCCCTCGAAGCCGTCGTGGCCCTCGCCGCGCTCTGGCTGCCGGCCGTCGCGAACTTCGTGGGCACCCGCTGGGTCGGCGCGGTACAGGTGGTGTCGACGGTCCTGAAGTTCGTTCCGCTGCTCGTGGTCGCCACCGTGGGCCTGTTCTTCATCGACACCGACAACTTCGGGCCGTTCAACGCCTCGGGCCAGAGCGTGACCGGCGCGGTCGCCGCCTCCGCCGCGCTCCTCCTCTACAGCTTCCTCGGCGTCGAGTCCGCCGCGATGAGTGCCGGCGAGGTCCGCGACCCCGAGCGCACGGTGGGCCGCGCCAGCGTGCTGGGCACCCTCGGCTCCGCCCTCGTCTACCTCCTCGGCACGGTCGCCGTCTTCGGCCTGGTCCCGCACGACAGGCTCACCAAATCGGGCGCGCCCTTCGCCGACGCCGTGGACGTGATCACCGGCGGCCACTGGGGCGGCACCGCGATCGCCCTGGTGGCCGTCGCCTCGATCACCGGCTGCCTCAACGGCTGGATCCTGCTGGCCGCGCAGATGCCGTACGCCGCCGCCCGCGACGGACTCTTCCCGACGCCGTTCGCCCGCGTCGGCAAGGGCGGCGTGCCCGGCTTCGGCGTCTGGGCCTGCGCGGTCCTCGGCACGCTGCTGATCGCCCTGAACTACACCGCGGGCCCGGACACCACCTTCCGCGTCCTCGTCCTGATCACCACGTTCACCGGCTGCGTCCCGTATCTGCTGTCGGCGGCGGCCCAGCTGTACTGGCTGGCGCGGGGCACCCGGGAGCGCGTCCGCCCGGCCGGCCTGGTGCGCGACCTGATCGTCGCGGCCCTGTCCTTCGCGTTCTCCTTCTGGCTGATCGCGGGTGCGGGCTACGCGGCGGTCTACCAGGGCGTGCTGTTCCTCTTCGCGGGCATCCCGGTGTACGTGTGGCTGCGCGGACGGCGCGAGAACCCGAGCGAGCGGCGCGAGAACCACACGCCCGCATGA
- a CDS encoding helix-turn-helix domain-containing protein: MGTTRRSRRNASAMKMVGALLALFREAAGYTQRSLGERFVVGEQQIASIEQGRRPLKPDLAEQLDELLDTKGALSTALSRMPEVDLVPLWAEEYLDCEREAIAISWYENQVLPGLLQTDAYAEAVFCSRVPVYGEDEITQLVAKRIERQAILHHKDPPIASFMVWEPAVRAPIGGKEVWVEQLRHLRACSELPGLMLQVLPLDRTTHAGLNGPFILLETPEHQRLAYAETQRGSQLIAAPDEVSILTQKYAMLRSQALTPEDTRDLLDRLLGER; encoded by the coding sequence ATGGGCACGACTCGACGGTCACGGAGGAACGCCTCGGCGATGAAGATGGTGGGCGCGCTGCTCGCCCTCTTCCGTGAGGCCGCCGGATATACGCAGAGATCGCTCGGCGAACGGTTCGTGGTGGGCGAGCAGCAGATCGCCTCGATCGAGCAGGGCAGACGGCCGCTGAAGCCGGATCTTGCCGAGCAGCTCGACGAACTTCTCGATACGAAGGGGGCGTTGTCGACTGCGTTGAGCAGGATGCCAGAGGTGGATCTCGTCCCGTTGTGGGCCGAGGAGTACCTGGACTGCGAGCGTGAGGCGATTGCGATCTCGTGGTACGAGAACCAGGTGCTACCTGGCCTGCTGCAGACAGATGCGTACGCGGAGGCGGTCTTCTGCAGCCGTGTCCCTGTCTACGGCGAGGACGAGATCACGCAGTTGGTGGCGAAACGCATCGAGCGCCAGGCGATCCTGCACCACAAGGACCCACCGATCGCCTCCTTCATGGTCTGGGAGCCGGCGGTACGGGCCCCCATCGGCGGGAAGGAAGTCTGGGTCGAGCAGTTGCGGCATCTACGTGCGTGTTCCGAACTCCCGGGCCTCATGCTCCAGGTCCTGCCGTTGGACCGCACAACCCACGCAGGGCTCAACGGTCCCTTCATCCTGCTGGAGACACCCGAACATCAGCGGCTCGCCTACGCGGAGACGCAACGCGGCAGCCAACTGATCGCCGCCCCGGACGAGGTGTCAATCCTCACCCAGAAGTATGCGATGCTGCGGTCGCAGGCCCTCACCCCCGAGGATACGAGGGACCTGCTGGACCGACTCCTAGGAGAGCGATGA